The following coding sequences are from one Pseudonocardia sp. HH130630-07 window:
- a CDS encoding transposase family protein — MLSYPSGMTVSSRALHVLSDALRAHRNQRATRWRKLTCGRQALLVVAHLRKGETYTDLACGFRVGTSTVYRYLREAIELLAAMAPTLEQAIDVAIGKAFVILDGTLLRIDRVGMASGYDRGFYSGKHKCHGLNVQVIADPAGRLVWISPPLPGARHDIGAAREHGIIDALTEHRIRAAADTAYQGAGPTVAVPHRRRRKDPDTGRFRPLSHNQREVNAAHSRRRGPGERVNAELKNWKILRKIRSSPNRAGQLIAAVQTLMIVNT, encoded by the coding sequence GTGCTGTCCTACCCGTCCGGGATGACCGTGTCCAGCCGTGCCCTGCACGTACTCTCTGACGCGCTACGGGCGCACCGCAACCAGCGGGCGACCCGCTGGCGGAAGCTGACGTGCGGCCGCCAGGCCCTGCTCGTGGTCGCCCACCTGCGCAAGGGCGAGACCTACACCGACCTCGCCTGCGGTTTCCGGGTCGGGACCTCGACGGTCTACCGCTACCTGCGCGAGGCGATCGAGCTGCTCGCGGCGATGGCCCCGACCCTGGAGCAGGCGATCGACGTCGCCATCGGGAAAGCGTTCGTCATCCTCGACGGCACCCTGCTGCGCATCGACCGCGTCGGGATGGCCTCGGGCTATGACCGCGGGTTCTACTCCGGCAAGCACAAGTGCCACGGACTCAACGTCCAGGTCATCGCCGACCCCGCCGGCCGGCTGGTGTGGATCTCCCCGCCGCTTCCCGGAGCCCGCCACGACATAGGCGCCGCCCGCGAGCACGGCATCATCGACGCCCTGACCGAGCACCGGATCCGGGCGGCTGCCGACACCGCATATCAGGGCGCCGGCCCGACGGTCGCGGTCCCGCACCGGCGGCGACGCAAGGACCCCGACACCGGCCGGTTCCGCCCGCTGTCGCACAACCAGCGCGAGGTCAACGCCGCTCACTCACGCCGCCGCGGACCCGGTGAGCGGGTCAACGCCGAGCTGAAGAACTGGAAGATCCTCCGCAAGATCCGCTCCAGCCCGAACCGGGCCGGACAGCTCATCGCCGCAGTTCAGACCCTCATGATCGTCAACACCTGA
- a CDS encoding LysR family transcriptional regulator has protein sequence MEARHLRYAVALAEHGHFGRAASSLGIAQPPLSTQIAALEREVGERLFDRTSRGVVPTAAGAAFLSRARGALAEMGRATVDAGRAARGETGRLRIGFIGSALLAPLPGVLGRFRRTHPEVRLALEELDSADSAAALLAGDLDVAVGRGGPRGAGAEALVTVPIGADHLVAVVSTAHPFAGRPTVGVEQLAREPLVVGPDAASSYLRPLFAADPTALDGAALARDVHTIAGLAACCAGVGLGPGRMRLTGRTDVWFCDVVPQLRLPDLHISFPAADTSPVLTAFLTVVRQNCADVGSRLDDLLARHPATHTSVTA, from the coding sequence ATGGAAGCGCGTCATCTCCGATACGCCGTCGCCCTCGCAGAGCACGGCCACTTTGGTCGCGCGGCGTCGTCGCTGGGGATCGCCCAGCCGCCGCTGTCGACCCAGATCGCGGCGTTGGAGCGCGAGGTGGGTGAGAGGCTCTTCGACCGCACATCCCGGGGTGTCGTCCCCACCGCGGCCGGTGCGGCGTTCCTCTCCAGGGCCCGCGGTGCGCTGGCGGAGATGGGCAGGGCGACGGTCGACGCGGGTCGCGCGGCCCGGGGAGAGACGGGGCGGCTGCGGATCGGCTTCATCGGGTCGGCACTGCTCGCCCCGCTGCCGGGCGTGCTGGGCCGCTTCCGCCGGACCCACCCGGAGGTCCGGCTCGCGCTGGAGGAGCTCGACAGCGCCGACTCCGCCGCCGCGCTGCTCGCCGGCGATCTGGACGTCGCCGTCGGGCGGGGCGGACCACGCGGCGCCGGCGCCGAGGCGCTGGTGACCGTGCCGATCGGCGCCGATCACCTCGTCGCGGTCGTGTCCACGGCGCATCCGTTCGCCGGACGACCGACCGTTGGTGTGGAGCAGCTCGCCCGCGAACCGCTCGTGGTCGGACCGGACGCCGCGAGTTCGTACCTTCGTCCGCTGTTCGCCGCGGACCCCACCGCCCTCGACGGTGCCGCACTGGCGCGCGACGTCCACACGATCGCCGGGCTTGCCGCCTGCTGCGCCGGGGTCGGTCTGGGGCCCGGCCGGATGCGGCTCACCGGGCGCACCGACGTCTGGTTCTGCGATGTCGTCCCGCAGTTGCGGCTGCCGGATCTGCACATTTCGTTCCCGGCTGCCGATACCTCGCCGGTGCTGACCGCCTTCCTTACGGTGGTGCGGCAGAACTGCGCCGACGTCGGCAGCCGCCTCGACGACCTTCTGGCTCGCCACCCGGCGACCCACACATCGGTCACCGCCTGA
- a CDS encoding alpha/beta fold hydrolase: MSRPTAAETTALLVHGAWHNGLHWAATQRALAHHGIASSAIDLPGSGLDAPVPSGYYRPGQPGLTRERSALADVTMQHATEVVLAALVAARTRYRNVVLVAHSAGGSPASAAAEQAPDLVDQLVYLSAFVPAGRPRFMDYITAEENAGAVAAPSVGEPAELGAFRINPISADPATTAAIKLAFLNDLPAESTDSWRQFLHPDHPYSSFTTPVPVSQRRWGRLPRTFVRLADDLALPPVTQDLMIDEADRFTPDDPFRVHTLPGGHSPFVTRPVELATLLTTIALTKADR; the protein is encoded by the coding sequence GTGAGCCGACCGACCGCCGCCGAGACCACCGCCCTACTCGTGCACGGCGCCTGGCACAACGGACTGCACTGGGCGGCGACGCAGCGTGCCCTCGCCCACCACGGCATCGCCAGTAGCGCCATCGATCTACCCGGCAGTGGGCTCGACGCGCCCGTCCCCAGCGGGTACTACCGGCCGGGCCAGCCAGGGTTGACAAGGGAGCGGTCAGCGCTCGCCGACGTGACGATGCAGCACGCCACCGAGGTGGTGCTCGCGGCACTGGTCGCGGCCCGCACGCGCTACCGCAACGTCGTCCTCGTCGCTCACAGCGCCGGGGGATCGCCGGCGTCAGCCGCCGCGGAGCAGGCCCCCGACCTCGTCGACCAGCTCGTCTACCTCTCCGCGTTCGTCCCGGCGGGTCGGCCCCGGTTCATGGACTACATCACCGCCGAGGAGAACGCCGGCGCCGTCGCGGCGCCGTCCGTGGGGGAGCCGGCCGAGCTGGGCGCGTTCCGCATCAATCCGATCTCCGCGGACCCGGCCACGACCGCGGCCATCAAACTCGCCTTCCTCAATGACCTCCCGGCCGAGAGCACCGACTCGTGGCGCCAGTTCCTGCACCCCGACCACCCGTACTCCAGCTTTACCACCCCGGTGCCAGTCTCGCAGCGGCGATGGGGGCGGCTGCCTCGCACCTTCGTCCGCCTGGCCGACGACCTCGCGCTGCCGCCCGTCACCCAGGACCTAATGATCGACGAGGCCGACCGGTTCACTCCGGACGACCCGTTCCGGGTGCACACCCTGCCCGGTGGCCACTCGCCCTTCGTGACCCGGCCCGTGGAGCTGGCCACGCTGCTCACCACCATCGCTTTGACGAAGGCCGACCGGTGA